GATGCAAGGGAAAAAATACGGGTAATGCAACAGGGGCTTGGGAGGCCCATTGTCGGTGTGGAATTGGATGACTATCAGCTAGTCGCAACGGGAAACACGGTCCATTACTCAAAGAAATGGAAGACCTTTCCCGATTTTCTTTTCGACTACATGGGGCACGTTTTTGGAAAAGGATGGGGTGCCGAAGAATTCGAGAAACCCAATGAAGTCGCCCACCCAATCGTAATCTGGCACAAAAAGATAGTTGAACTCCAAAGCAGGCTTTCTAAGGGAGACGGTGAACTGTTTTCTGCCGATATGACCGGTGCGACTTACTGTTATCTAGGGCTTGCGTACAATCTCTATCTCATTAAGCACAATGTTGAACTTCAAAATCTGCTTGTAGCACGGCTGAAAAACATCAAACAGTTCCAGGGCGCTTACTATGAGCTCATAGTTGCGAACTGCCTAATTCGCGCTGGTTTTGAAATAGAGCTCGAAGATGAAACTGACGGAAGCGCAAAGCACTGTGAGTTTTCTGCAAAATCCCCTTCGACGGGAAAAAAGTATTGGGTAGAAGCAAAAATGAGAAGTTCTGCCGGCTTTCTAGGCAAATCAAAACTAGACAGCGCTAAGCGAACCGACCCTACGTCACAAATCTCGAAACACGTCAACGAAGCGCTGAAGAAACCGGCTCCCGACAAGAGGTTGATTTTTGTTGATGTCAATGCGGGACCAGAAAAGAATGACGGTGAGCCATCGTGGAGCCCGAGAGCATACAATAGATTGGCTGACCGCGAGAGGCATCTTAAGGATAGACAGGAAGCATACGTATTCGTGACCAACTTCCCTTATCACCACGCGCTTGACGACACGCGTGTAGGGAAGGCGGTTTTGGCATACGGACTAGGAATCCCGGATTTTGCAAAAGTCGGTCCCGTCACCCTTACGGAAGCCTATAAGAGCAAAAGGCGCCATTCCGATGCATATGCCATTATGGAAAGCATTAGAAAGTACCCACAGCTTCCGGAGACTTTTGACGGAAGACCTGCCGTTGAAATCGCGGCGGGCGGTGAAAGTAGTAGGCTTTTTGTTGGGCAAGAATACTTTTTTGAAGAGACAGAAGGTAACGGAACTCTCGGGGTTGTGAAGCAAGTTCTAGTTCATGAAAAAAGCACCACGGCTACAGTATCAGTTGAGACAAAAAGCGGTCGTAATGTAATGTTGTCATGTCCCCTGTCTAGTGTCGAGCTTGAGGCGTATCAGAAGTACGGGAATGCCTATTTCGGTGAGCTTAAAGAACAAGGCGTTAAAGCAGAGGACGAATTTCAATTGTTCGAATTCTTCGTTGATAATTACAAAGATACACCGAAGGATAGGCTCCTGGAGATTGCAAAAGACCATCCCCACATTGAAAAACTAAGGCAATTAGATCAGGAAGACCTGGTGTTCGCCATTTGTGAGGGTTACGTGCTTTCAGCCCGGCAGTTGTAAGCTCAGCATGATTAACGCTCGAAACAGGCCGTTGGGCCGCCAGTCGAATGATGGCTTGTGTTACGCGGCTCAACTCGATTTAAGGCACAGCAAACTTCCGCGTCCAGGCCAGATTTCCCATCGACTGTGGCCTCTAGTAGGTCAATCGGATCCTTGACCACTCGCCGATCATCGGCTACGACCCACGCATGATGACACATGCAACCAGCATTGTACTTGTAGGTAAGCACACCGGGTGCGGAACCAGATAGGTTTCGTAAACAATCCGGTGTGCGCAAAGGCCCTCTTCGAAGGGCCTTTTTTATTGCCTGAAGCAACAATGCTGGTCGCCTGCCATCGCATGGCGCAAGCCGACCAAACGACATGAATGACGAACCCAAGTAAACGACCAACGAATGTGTGAACGGACAGGCCAATGACACGGGAAATGACAGGGGCGGAGATGGTGATCCAAGCCCTGAAAGATCAGGGTGTGGAGCATATTTTCGGGTATCCGGGGGGCGCCGTCCTGCCGATCTATGACGAGCTCTTTCAACAAGACGAGATTGAGCACATTCTCGTTCGCCACGAGCAGGGCGCCGGTCATGCCGCCGAGGGCTATGCCCGCGCAACCAACAAATGTGGCGTGGCGCTCGCCACCTCCGGCCCCGGCGCCACCAACATGGTGACCCCGCTCACCGATGCGATGATGGATTCCATCCCTATGGTTTGCATCACCGGGCAGGTGCCGACGCATCTGATCGGCAATGATGCGTTTCAGGAATGCGACACGGTCGGCATCACGCGGCCCTGCACCAAGTACAATTGGCTGGTGCGCGACGTGAACGATCTGCCGCGCGTTCTGCACGAAGCCTTTTACATCGCCACCACCGGTCGGCCTGGCCCGGTTGTCGTCGATATTCCCAAGGACGTGCAGTTCGCCGTCGGAACCTATGAGGGGCCGCAAAACGGCCGCGCCCGCACCGGCTATGAAGGCTATCGCCCCAAGCTGAAGGGCGACCGCGAGGCCATTCGCGAGGCGATGGAGCTGATCGCGACCGCCAAGAAGCCGGTCTTTTATACCGGCGGTGGGGTGATCAATTCGGGGCCAGCGGCCTCACAATTGCTGCGCGAACTGGTGCGCGCCACCGGCATGCCGATCACCTCGACCCTGATGGGTCTCGGCGCGTTTCCCGCGTCCGATCCGCAGTGGCTGGGCATGCTCGGCATGCACGGGACCTATGAGGCCAATCTCGCCATGCACGATTGCGATGTGATGGTGAACATCGGCGCGCGCTTCGATGACCGGATCACGGGGCGCACCGATGCGTTTTCGCCGGGGTCGAAGAAAATCCACATCGATATCGACCCGTCCTCGATCAACAAGGTGATCCGCGTCGATGTGCCGATCATCGGCGATGTGGGCCATGTTCTGGAAGAGATGGTGCGGCTCTGGCCGTCGGTCTCGCACAAGCTGGACAAGGCCGCGTTGAAGAGCTGGTGGGGCGAGATCGATCATTGGCGCTCGCGCGACTCGCTGCGTTACAAGCACAATGACAAGGTCATCATGCCGCAATATGCGATCCAGCGGCTGTACGAGAAGTCGAAGGGCCATGAGACCTACATCACGACCGAGGTCGGTCAGCATCAGATGTGGGCGGCGCAGTATTTCGGCTTCGAAGAACCCAACCGCTGGATGACGTCGGGCGGGCTCGGCACGATGGGCTACGGCCTGCCGGCGGCGCTGGGTGTGCAGGTGGCGCATCGCGACGCGCTGGTGATCGATATTGCCGGGGACGCCTCGGTGCAGATGACGATGCAGGAGGTCTCGACGGCGGTTCAGTACGAGCTGCCGATGAAGATCTTCATTCTCAACAACTCCTATATGGGCATGGTGCGCCAGTGGCAGCAGCTGTTGCACGGCAATCGCCTGTCGCACTCCTATTCCGAAGCTTTGCCGGACTTTGTGAAGCTGGCCGAAGCCTATGGGGCCGTCGGCATCCGCGCGGAAAAGCCGGACGAGTTGGACGATGCGATCCAGGAGATGATCGATGTGAAGCGGCCGGTAATCTTCGATTGCGTGGTTGCCAATCTGGCCAATTGCTTCCCGATGATCCCGTCGGGCAAGGCGCACAATGAAATGTTGCTTGGCGATGATGTGCCTGAGCAGGACATCGAGACCGCCATCGATGATTCCGGCAAAATGCTGGTTTAAGGAACACGATTATGAACGCACAGCATCAGCCGACCGGATCGGCCTACTTCCTCACCGACCTTGGCACGGAAGTGGAAACCCACACGCTCTCAGTGGTGGTCACCAACGAACCGGGCGTCCTCGCCCGGGTGATCGGCCTTTTCTCCGGGCGCGGTTACAACATCGACTCGCTCACCGTCTCCGAAACGCAGCACGAGAAGCACCTTTCGCGGATCACCATTGTCACAACCGGTCTGCCGGCGATCCTGGAACAGATCCGCCATCAGCTTGATCGGCTTGTGCCGGTTCATCAGGTGGCTGACCTTACCGTTGAAGGCGGCGATCCGTTGGAGCGCGAACTTGCGCTGGTCAAGGTTGCAGGCACAGGCGAAGCGCGGCTCGAAGCCCTACGCTTGGCTCAGGCCTTTGGCGCGACGCCGGAAGACGCAACGCTGGAAAGCTTCGTTTTCCAATTGGCGGGCCGTTCACGCGAGATCGATCGTTTCATCGATTTGATGGCGGAAATCGGTCTTGTTGAAGTTTCCCGTACGGGAATTGCTGCCGTTCGTCGCGGTGCTGAAGGTTTAGGCGGAGCCGTTTAACAATCAAGGGTAGAAATTTGCGGGATTTTACCTAGCAAATACTTGGAAATAGTCTTGCTCGATACGGTTTTTGTTAAGGCCCATCACCCTATCAGTGTTGAAGGAGAATGCATGAAAGGGTGATCTGAATGTTTGGTCTATTGGGACGCAACGAACCGGTGGCGATGCAGGCAGCGGTGTTGGACAGGCTGGCATCCTGCGTGATGATCGCCGATGCCAAAGACAACATCGTTTATCTGAACGAGGCGCTGGAACGCTTTCTGAAAGAGGCCGAAGCGGACATTCAGGAAAAGCTGCCGCACTTCAAAGTGTCGGAGTTGGTCGGGTCGAACATGCATGTGTTCCACAAGGACCCGTCGCACCAAAAGGCGATGATTTCCAAGCTCAACGGGCCGTTTGAGACGACCATTCAAGTCGGTAAGGCCATGTTTGATCTGAAGGCTGAACCGGTGGTTTGTGGCGGCAAGCGCATGGGCACCTTCGTTGAGTGGCGCGACGCGGCCGAACGGATCGCCCGCGATGACTATCAAGCGCAGATCGAAGCGGTTGGCCGCAGCCAAGCGGTTATCGCGTTTGACCCTCAAGGCGAGATCCTGGAAGCGAACGCAGCCTTCTGCGAGGCGACCGGCTACGAGCTTGAGGACATTCTCGGCAAGAACCAACGCCTGTTTGTACCGCAGGACACAGTTTCTGGGCCGGACCAGCAAAAGTTCTGGGATGAGCTGCGCGCCGGCAAGGCGCAAATGGGCGAGTATGAACGCGTGCGCAAAGATGGTGCGCCGCTCTGGCTGCGTGCCAGCTATTCGCCTTTGCTCGACAAGCAAGGTGCCGTCTACAAAATCGTGGTTTTTGCCGTCGACATCACCGACGTCGTATTGCGGCGAGAACGGCGGCGGAGCGCACAGGTTGCGATCAAAACCGATTTGGAATCGATCACTGGCGCGGTGTCGCGTGCGACGGAGCGTGCCTCTTCGGTGTCGGCATCGTCCGACCAAGCTTCGGAAAACGTGCAGGCAATGGCGGCCGGCATTGAAGAACTCGTCGCATCGGTCGGTGAGATCAACGGCCAGGTGATTGAGGCCAGCACCGTTTCACGCCAGGCCGAAGTGGAGGCGGAACGCACCACCGCGACGGTGGCGTCATTGTCGGAGGCTGCACGCCAGATCGAACATGTTGTGAGCCTGATCTCTGATATTGCCGAGCAGACCAAT
The DNA window shown above is from Hyphomicrobiales bacterium and carries:
- a CDS encoding PAS domain-containing methyl-accepting chemotaxis protein codes for the protein MFGLLGRNEPVAMQAAVLDRLASCVMIADAKDNIVYLNEALERFLKEAEADIQEKLPHFKVSELVGSNMHVFHKDPSHQKAMISKLNGPFETTIQVGKAMFDLKAEPVVCGGKRMGTFVEWRDAAERIARDDYQAQIEAVGRSQAVIAFDPQGEILEANAAFCEATGYELEDILGKNQRLFVPQDTVSGPDQQKFWDELRAGKAQMGEYERVRKDGAPLWLRASYSPLLDKQGAVYKIVVFAVDITDVVLRRERRRSAQVAIKTDLESITGAVSRATERASSVSASSDQASENVQAMAAGIEELVASVGEINGQVIEASTVSRQAEVEAERTTATVASLSEAARQIEHVVSLISDIAEQTNLLALNATIEAARAGEAGKGFAVVASEVKSLAMQTGKATEEIGQSIARVQSSTGEAVDAIKMISDTIVKVNEITTIISSAVEEQSATTREMSGSMQVAADGVRAISEDVREIAEATQSVDASVHQVQETAAALA
- a CDS encoding SEC-C domain-containing protein → MSKFGRNKPCWCGSGRKYKKCHYPAVPGEGEPHIGRSEAVNLAVRKADAREKIRVMQQGLGRPIVGVELDDYQLVATGNTVHYSKKWKTFPDFLFDYMGHVFGKGWGAEEFEKPNEVAHPIVIWHKKIVELQSRLSKGDGELFSADMTGATYCYLGLAYNLYLIKHNVELQNLLVARLKNIKQFQGAYYELIVANCLIRAGFEIELEDETDGSAKHCEFSAKSPSTGKKYWVEAKMRSSAGFLGKSKLDSAKRTDPTSQISKHVNEALKKPAPDKRLIFVDVNAGPEKNDGEPSWSPRAYNRLADRERHLKDRQEAYVFVTNFPYHHALDDTRVGKAVLAYGLGIPDFAKVGPVTLTEAYKSKRRHSDAYAIMESIRKYPQLPETFDGRPAVEIAAGGESSRLFVGQEYFFEETEGNGTLGVVKQVLVHEKSTTATVSVETKSGRNVMLSCPLSSVELEAYQKYGNAYFGELKEQGVKAEDEFQLFEFFVDNYKDTPKDRLLEIAKDHPHIEKLRQLDQEDLVFAICEGYVLSARQL
- a CDS encoding acetolactate synthase 3 large subunit yields the protein MTGAEMVIQALKDQGVEHIFGYPGGAVLPIYDELFQQDEIEHILVRHEQGAGHAAEGYARATNKCGVALATSGPGATNMVTPLTDAMMDSIPMVCITGQVPTHLIGNDAFQECDTVGITRPCTKYNWLVRDVNDLPRVLHEAFYIATTGRPGPVVVDIPKDVQFAVGTYEGPQNGRARTGYEGYRPKLKGDREAIREAMELIATAKKPVFYTGGGVINSGPAASQLLRELVRATGMPITSTLMGLGAFPASDPQWLGMLGMHGTYEANLAMHDCDVMVNIGARFDDRITGRTDAFSPGSKKIHIDIDPSSINKVIRVDVPIIGDVGHVLEEMVRLWPSVSHKLDKAALKSWWGEIDHWRSRDSLRYKHNDKVIMPQYAIQRLYEKSKGHETYITTEVGQHQMWAAQYFGFEEPNRWMTSGGLGTMGYGLPAALGVQVAHRDALVIDIAGDASVQMTMQEVSTAVQYELPMKIFILNNSYMGMVRQWQQLLHGNRLSHSYSEALPDFVKLAEAYGAVGIRAEKPDELDDAIQEMIDVKRPVIFDCVVANLANCFPMIPSGKAHNEMLLGDDVPEQDIETAIDDSGKMLV
- the ilvN gene encoding acetolactate synthase small subunit; translation: MNAQHQPTGSAYFLTDLGTEVETHTLSVVVTNEPGVLARVIGLFSGRGYNIDSLTVSETQHEKHLSRITIVTTGLPAILEQIRHQLDRLVPVHQVADLTVEGGDPLERELALVKVAGTGEARLEALRLAQAFGATPEDATLESFVFQLAGRSREIDRFIDLMAEIGLVEVSRTGIAAVRRGAEGLGGAV